TCGGCTTGCACTCTGGTCGTCGTGTCGAACTGACACTGCGCCCTGCTGCGCCTGACACGGGTATTGTGTTTCACCGTATCGATCTGCCCGAAATCGTGGATTTGCCCGCGCAGGCAGACAAGGTCGGTGGTACGCGTATGGCTTCTGTGCTGATCAAGGATAATGTCCGGGTGTCGACCGTAGAGCATTTGATGTCGGCCATCGCTGGCCTGGGCATTGATAATCTGCACGTGGACCTGACAGCCGAAGAAGTACCCATCATGGATGGCAGTGCCGGTACGTTTGTGTACTTGTTGCGCTCGGCAGGCCTGCAAGAGCAGGAAGCTGCCAAGAAGTTTTTGCGTGTCCTCAAGCCCATCGAAGTTTCTGAAGGCGAGGGGCAGGACATTAAATGGGCCCGTCTGGAGCCCTATGAAGGCTTTGCCCTTCAGTTTTCCATCGATTTTCACCACCCGGCCATTGATGCAACGGCCAATTTTGCCGAGGTGGATTTTGCGCACGACTCGTACGTGAAGACCATTTCGCGTGCGCGCACCTTCGGGTTCGCCAGCGAAGTGGAAGCCTTGCGTGCGGCTGGTCTGGCCCGTGGCGGCAGTTTGGACAATGCCATCGTCATGGACGAGTACCGCGTTCTGAACAGCGACGGTCTGCGTTACGAGGACGAGTTCGTCAAGCACAAGATTCTTGATGCCATTGGCGACTTGTACCTGATTGGCCACCCCCTGATTGCTCGCTATGTGGCGTGCAAATCCGGCCATGGTTTGAACAACCAGTTGGCGCGCGCCTTGCTCGCCGCCCAGGATAGCTGGGAACTGGTGACTTTCGAGTCTGCTGCCAGTGCACCCCATGCATTTTCCAGCGAGTGGAAATTCGCTTGATCCTTGCCTAGGGTTCCGATCTTGGTGCTTTGTTTAGCCGCGATGATGACGCAACAAGCGTTCGATGGCTTGCGCCAAGGGACCTTGCGGCAATGAGTCATGCAGCTTTTCGAACGATTCCAAGGCCCGTTCGTCCAGGACTTGTACCTGGCGTGCGGGCTTTTCTGTCACGCTTGCAAACAAATGGGCTTGCACGTGCACCAGCGCCTCGCTAATGTTCCAGCCAGCGGCATTCATCTGCCGTGTGACAGTGGGCAAAAGCTGGCGCAGCTTGGCCGCATGCGCCGCGCTGGGAACTGCCAGCGTCAATTGCTGTCTGTCTATACGGGCTACTTTACAAGCCTTGCCCAAAGCAGGTGGCAAGGCTTTGCTTACATGGGTCTGAGCCGCCATCAGCTGCCGGGCCATTTCCAGTACCTGGGAACCTTGCTGGTCGCTGGCCAGCCAACCCAAAGCGTGGCTTTGCCCGCTACTGCGTTTTGGCGCGGATGAGGAAAAAGGAGGCTTCCAGGACATGTTCGAGGTTATACGAGAGTGGATCAACATAAAGACTATACGTCCTTAGATGCCAAAGCCAAAGGGGTCCGCCGTACGGTGATCGCCCTGGTGGCCTTGGTGTCGCTGGGCGTTTCCGCAGCGGCGGGAGCTCTGGTGCAGTCGCACTGGGGTGAACGCAGCGGTGTGTCGCTGGATGCGGATATGGCCCAAAGCCAGGCCGCCGCCATGCAGGACAACGTTACCCGCCTGGCTGAGAAAGTCGGCGGTTTGCAGGCCAAGCTGATCGAGATGGATGGTGTCAGCAAGCGCGTGGCCAAGGCTGCCGGGATCGAGTATACCGATCCGGAGCTGGCCGGTGCCATGCCTGTGCAGGATCTGGCCGTCATGGACAGCATGGATGGCGCTGACCTGGTCTGGAACGCCGACCGTTTGGGCGAGCAGCTGGATAATCTGGCCAAACAGATGTCCGAGCAGCAGGACTGGTTCCAGATGCTGGATACGGTGCTGACCGAGCGCACCGGCAACGAAGCCCGCTTGCCCAATTACCGTCCGGTGGATTATGACGAGGTAGCTTCCTCCTTTGGCTGGCGTCGTCACCCGATTTCGGGTCGCCACGCCCTGCACGAGGGGCTGGATTTCCCGGCTCCCAAGGGCACGCCTATTTATGCGGCCTCTGGCGGGGTCGTGTCCGAAGCCCGCTATATGACAGGCTACGGCAAGCTGGTGGAAATCAATCACGGCAATGGCATGAGCACGCGATACGCCCATGCGTCATCAATCGTTGTTAAATTAGGCGACGTAGTAGAAAAAGGGCAGTTGATCGCCCGCGTTGGATCTACTGGCCAGTCCACAGGCTCACACCTGCACTTTGAAGTGCGCATGGCCGGACATGCCCTGGATCCCAAGCTTTTTCTGCCGGCGCGTGAGTACGTAGAGCAGCAAGTCGCGCAATTGGATTCGGACAAGTAGTTCCGTCTTGCAGCATGTGCGTTAAACTGATTGTTTGCTTGCGCATCCCTTTTAACCAGAGATAGGCTCGAGGCACAGATTCAAGCCCTTGCGGCCTCGCCTACATTGACGACACAAGAATGGTTTCATTGCTGAAAAAGCTTATTGGCAGTCGTAACGACCGACTGCTCAAACAGTACCGTAAGCAGGTCGCCCAGATTAATGCTCTAGAGCCTACTATTCAGGGCCTGAGCGATGAGGCCTTGGCAGCCAAGACGCAGGAGCTGCGCCAACGTGTTCAGGATGGCGCCTCGCTTAACTCGCTCTTGCCCGAGGCGTTTGCCGTCGTGCGCGAAGCGGGTATCCGTGTGTTTGGCATGCGCCACTTTGACGTGCAGATGCTCGGTGCCATTGCTTTGCACAATGGCAAGATTTCCGAAATGCGTACGGGTGAGGGCAAGACCCTGACCGCGACCCTGGCCGTGTACCTGAATGCACTGTCCGGCAAGGGCGTGCACGTGGTGACTGTCAACGATTACCTGGCACGACGCGATGCGAACTGGATGGGCCGTCTGTACAACTTCCTGGGTCTGAGCGTGGGCGTCGTAGTTCCCCAGCAAGACAATGCCGAGAAGATTGCTGCCTACCAGGCCGACATTACCTACGGGACCAATAACGAATTTGGTTTTGACTACCTGCGCGACAATATGGAATACCGCGCCGAGGATCGCCGCCAGCGCGGTTTGTCCTACGCGATTGTCGACGAAGTTGACTCCATCCTGATTGACGAAGCCCGTACACCGCTGATCATCTCCGGCCAGGCCGAAGACAATACCGAGCTGTACGTGCGCATGAACGTGGTCCCGCCCATGCTGACACGCATGACGCAAGAGCCTCGTCCCCACGAGCCCGAGCCCGAAGGCGACTTCTGGGTCGATGAAAAGGGCCAGCAGGTTCATATTTCCGAAGCCGGTCACGAACGTGCCGAGCAGATCCTGACCGAAATCGGTCTGCTGCCCGAAGGCGAGTCGCTGTACGAGCCACGTCACATTTCCCTGATGCATCACCTGATGGTCGCTCTGCGCGCCCACAACCTGTTCTTCCGCGATCAGCAATACGTGGTTCAGGACGGTGAAGTGGTGATCGTGGACGAGTTCACGGGCCGTTTGATGGCCGGTCGCCGCTGGTCCGATGGCCTGCACCAGGCCGTGGAAGCCAAGGAAGGCGTTCGCATCCAGAACGAAAACCAGACCCTGGCGTCGATTACCTTCCAGAACTACTTCCGTATGTATGACAAGCTGGCTGGCATGACCGGTACAGCAGATACGGAAGCCTACGAGTTCCAGGAAATCTACAGCCTTGAAACCGTCATCATTCCACCGAATCGTCCGCTGGCCCGCAAGGACCAGAACGACCAGGTCTTTAAAACCGATGACGAGAAGTTCAACGCCATTCTGAAAGACATCCAGGACTGCCACGAACGTGGTCAGCCTGTTCTGGTGGGCACCACCAGCATTGAAAACTCCGAGCTGATCTCCACACGCCTGAACGCCGCGGGTGTCAAGCACGAGGTGCTGAACGCCAAGCAACACGCCCGTGAAGCCGATATCGTGGCTGAAGCTGGTATGCCGGGTCATGTGACCATCGCTACCAATATGGCCGGTCGTGGTACCGATATTGTGTTGGGTGGCAGCATCGAGCGTCCGATTGCTCAGGTTCGTGAAGACGAGTCCCTGAGCGCCGAACAGAAAGAAGCCAAGATCCAGGCTATCCGCGCCGCGTGGGAGCCTTTGAACCAGCAGGTCAAACAGGCTGGTGGTTTGCGCATTATTGGTACCGAGCGTCACGAGTCCCGCCGTATCGACAACCAGTTGCGTGGTCGTGCCGGTCGTCAGGGTGACCCAGGTTCCTCGCGCTTCTACCTGTCGCTGGAAGATTCGCTGATGCGCATCTTCGCCGGTGACCGGGTGCGCGCCATCATGGAGCGTCTGCGTTTGCCAGAGGGCGAGCCTATCGAAGCCCGTATGGTGACTCGTTCCATCGAGTCGGCCCAGCGCAAGGTCGAGGCCCGCAACTTCGATATTCGTAAACAGCTGCTGCAGTATGACGACGTGGCCAACGATCAGCGCAAGGTGATCTACGCCCAGCGTAACGAAGTGCTGGAGTCCGCTGATATTACCGACACCATCAGCAGCCTGCGTGAAGCGGCTGTCAGCCGTCTGTTCCGTGAATACGTGCCGCAAGACACGATGGAAGAGCAATGGGATATCCCTGGCCTGACTACTGCTTTGCAAAGCACCTTCCAGATTGAGCTGCCTTTGGCTGAAATGCTGGAGAAAGAATCCAATCTGACTGACGATGATTTGCACGATCGCGTTATCGATGAGTCCCAGCGTCTGCTGCAAGCCAAGATTGATATGGTAGGCCAGCCTAACTGGGGCAACTTCGAGCGTTCGGTGCTCTTGCAGTCCATTGATACGCAATGGCGTGGCCATTTGCAGGCTCTGGATCACCTGCGTCAGGGTATTCATCTGCGTGGTTACGCCCAGAAAGACCCCAAACAGGAATACAAGCGCGAAGCTTTCGAGCTGTTCTCCGACATGCTGGACCGTGTGCGTGATGAAGTGGTCAAAGTGCTGATGACCGTGCGCATCCAGACACCGGAGCAGGTTGAGGAAGCGGCTGTTGAAGCACCCGCCAACTCCAATGTTCGTTTCCATCATTCGGATTACGACGCTGCCCTGAGCGGTGAAGATCCCGGTCTGGATGAAGCAGCCAAGGGTGAAGTGCCACGCGTGGGCCGTAACGATCCTTGCCCATGCGGCAGCGGCAAGAAATACAAGCAGTGCCACGGACGCTTGAACTGATTTTGAGTCAAGCCGCCCAGCCTGCTGGCTGTTAGCAGCAAGCCCCATGCGCCTCTCTGGCTCATGGGGTTTTTTCTTGGATTCCCATTTTGTTGTTGCGGGCTAATTTCGGAATGGGCATATCGCAGTCATGCGGGGTTATTTTTCCCTGTAAGCTACAGGGCGCAGCCTGGTGTTACCGGCTGCAGCTTATCGTTTTCTCTGTGTGTTTCCTCTATGACAACATCTCCCTTATTGCATCGAGTTGCCCTGATCGGGGCGGGCGAAGTCGCGCGTTTTTATGGTGCCGCCTTGAAGTCGGCGGGTGTGCAGGTGCCATTTATCCTGGTGCGCCGGGAAAGTGCCCCAGCCAGTGAGCTGGCTCAGCAATTGGGGGCGCAGCTGTGTTCGCAGGCGGATGCGCGCTGGCAGGATCTGGACGGGGTGTTGTCGGCTGTCACGGGGACACAGGCAGAGGTAGTGGCCAAGGCCGTCATGCCGCATTTGTCCTCCGGAACACTGTACATGGACTTGTGTACGGCTGAGCCTCAGGACATGGAAAGCATGGACGCCCTGGCGCAACAGCATGGAATCGAGCTGGCTGATCTGGCGATTATGGGCTCTGTGCCCTCTACGGGCGCGCAGACGGCTTTATTGGCTGCAGGACAAGGGGCAGGCAGGGCAGCGGCCTTCTGGCAGGCTCAGGGCGCTCCTGTGCGGATTCTGCCAGGGAAGGCCGGGGATGCGATGCGCTTGAAGCTGCTACGCAGCCTGATGACCAAGGGGCTGGAGGCATTGGGGATTGAAAACCTGATGCTGGCTGAACGCATGGGTTTACGGGCCGAGCTGTATGAAGTACTGGAGGATTTGAATCAGCGGGGTTTGCAGGACTTCATGGAGTCCTGCTTGCGCAGCCATCTGGTGCATGGTGTGCGCCGCCGTGACGAGGTTTTGCAAGTACGTCGTCAGCTGGAGCTGGCAGGCATCGCACCAAGAGTGACCAATGGCGTGCTGGATTTCTTTGAGCACACAGCGCAGACCGAGTCTCTGCAAAGAGCTCAGGCTGTGGGGACGCAGGAGAGTCTGGAGGTGTTTCTGGAAGAGGCCCGGCTGTCGTCCTCCCGGTCTTAGTCGCCTGGAAGGATAGTTTGATGCTCGCATCAGATGCTTCGTGTCTGAGTTTGAGGCAGACATAAAAAAACCGGCCAGGAGCCGGTTTTTTTAATCATGCCCGCGGGCGATTTATAGCAGGAACACCGTCGCCAGTCCCAGGAACAGCAGGAATCCCAGCGAGTCCGTCGCAAAGGTCAGCAGTACCGAGGAGCCCACAGCGGGGTCATTACCAAAGCGATCACGCAGAATCGGGATCATGACGCCCAGCGCCGCGCCAATCAGCATATTGCCGATCATGGCAGCCATCATCACGGCGGCAATGGCGATCGAGCCGGAGATGAACCAGGCAAAGAAAGCCGTCACCGCGCTGCCACAGATTCCGACCAGGAAGGTCACCAGCAGTTCACGCTTGATCAGCGGGATGACGTTGGAACCCGTGACCCGGCCAGTGGCAATGGCACGAATAATC
This genomic window from Alcaligenes faecalis contains:
- the lpxC gene encoding UDP-3-O-acyl-N-acetylglucosamine deacetylase; translation: MLRQRTIKNVISTKGVGLHSGRRVELTLRPAAPDTGIVFHRIDLPEIVDLPAQADKVGGTRMASVLIKDNVRVSTVEHLMSAIAGLGIDNLHVDLTAEEVPIMDGSAGTFVYLLRSAGLQEQEAAKKFLRVLKPIEVSEGEGQDIKWARLEPYEGFALQFSIDFHHPAIDATANFAEVDFAHDSYVKTISRARTFGFASEVEALRAAGLARGGSLDNAIVMDEYRVLNSDGLRYEDEFVKHKILDAIGDLYLIGHPLIARYVACKSGHGLNNQLARALLAAQDSWELVTFESAASAPHAFSSEWKFA
- a CDS encoding DciA family protein, with the translated sequence MSWKPPFSSSAPKRSSGQSHALGWLASDQQGSQVLEMARQLMAAQTHVSKALPPALGKACKVARIDRQQLTLAVPSAAHAAKLRQLLPTVTRQMNAAGWNISEALVHVQAHLFASVTEKPARQVQVLDERALESFEKLHDSLPQGPLAQAIERLLRHHRG
- a CDS encoding M23 family metallopeptidase, which encodes MDQHKDYTSLDAKAKGVRRTVIALVALVSLGVSAAAGALVQSHWGERSGVSLDADMAQSQAAAMQDNVTRLAEKVGGLQAKLIEMDGVSKRVAKAAGIEYTDPELAGAMPVQDLAVMDSMDGADLVWNADRLGEQLDNLAKQMSEQQDWFQMLDTVLTERTGNEARLPNYRPVDYDEVASSFGWRRHPISGRHALHEGLDFPAPKGTPIYAASGGVVSEARYMTGYGKLVEINHGNGMSTRYAHASSIVVKLGDVVEKGQLIARVGSTGQSTGSHLHFEVRMAGHALDPKLFLPAREYVEQQVAQLDSDK
- the secA gene encoding preprotein translocase subunit SecA is translated as MVSLLKKLIGSRNDRLLKQYRKQVAQINALEPTIQGLSDEALAAKTQELRQRVQDGASLNSLLPEAFAVVREAGIRVFGMRHFDVQMLGAIALHNGKISEMRTGEGKTLTATLAVYLNALSGKGVHVVTVNDYLARRDANWMGRLYNFLGLSVGVVVPQQDNAEKIAAYQADITYGTNNEFGFDYLRDNMEYRAEDRRQRGLSYAIVDEVDSILIDEARTPLIISGQAEDNTELYVRMNVVPPMLTRMTQEPRPHEPEPEGDFWVDEKGQQVHISEAGHERAEQILTEIGLLPEGESLYEPRHISLMHHLMVALRAHNLFFRDQQYVVQDGEVVIVDEFTGRLMAGRRWSDGLHQAVEAKEGVRIQNENQTLASITFQNYFRMYDKLAGMTGTADTEAYEFQEIYSLETVIIPPNRPLARKDQNDQVFKTDDEKFNAILKDIQDCHERGQPVLVGTTSIENSELISTRLNAAGVKHEVLNAKQHAREADIVAEAGMPGHVTIATNMAGRGTDIVLGGSIERPIAQVREDESLSAEQKEAKIQAIRAAWEPLNQQVKQAGGLRIIGTERHESRRIDNQLRGRAGRQGDPGSSRFYLSLEDSLMRIFAGDRVRAIMERLRLPEGEPIEARMVTRSIESAQRKVEARNFDIRKQLLQYDDVANDQRKVIYAQRNEVLESADITDTISSLREAAVSRLFREYVPQDTMEEQWDIPGLTTALQSTFQIELPLAEMLEKESNLTDDDLHDRVIDESQRLLQAKIDMVGQPNWGNFERSVLLQSIDTQWRGHLQALDHLRQGIHLRGYAQKDPKQEYKREAFELFSDMLDRVRDEVVKVLMTVRIQTPEQVEEAAVEAPANSNVRFHHSDYDAALSGEDPGLDEAAKGEVPRVGRNDPCPCGSGKKYKQCHGRLN
- a CDS encoding NAD(P)-binding domain-containing protein — translated: MTTSPLLHRVALIGAGEVARFYGAALKSAGVQVPFILVRRESAPASELAQQLGAQLCSQADARWQDLDGVLSAVTGTQAEVVAKAVMPHLSSGTLYMDLCTAEPQDMESMDALAQQHGIELADLAIMGSVPSTGAQTALLAAGQGAGRAAAFWQAQGAPVRILPGKAGDAMRLKLLRSLMTKGLEALGIENLMLAERMGLRAELYEVLEDLNQRGLQDFMESCLRSHLVHGVRRRDEVLQVRRQLELAGIAPRVTNGVLDFFEHTAQTESLQRAQAVGTQESLEVFLEEARLSSSRS